The proteins below are encoded in one region of Ostrea edulis chromosome 3, xbOstEdul1.1, whole genome shotgun sequence:
- the LOC130053456 gene encoding pancreatic triacylglycerol lipase-like, producing MGQHSSHGYHCHHGAICSGVGKRGDETSMSSNMNNAAMVRATSLCFAILAVKMCMSKRFNKRPESPEEMKLKNVWFEGVDKISENTALPKSFDRTKETDVIIHGYLVDTSLPAIRNLADTLRQRKHNVLLIDWALGAGVNYAQSASNVQTVGAYVYRFLEKNKIPLDKVHIIGQGLGAHAAAEAGEHSKGKIGRITGLDPASPLFETSKFAINKESAQFVDIIHTDARPFGYGMKKRCGHLDIYVNGGRRQPGCTYNPKNPVKIHTLKKATFHKACGHLKAVGYYVESISDKCKLRACECTYMKFLASKCSPNKCVFWGYDAKKGSEGMYYGVTATAYPYCRTNGSE from the exons tctGTAGTGGAGTTGGCAAAC GTGGTGACGAAACCAGTATGTCATCCAATATGAACAATGCAG CAATGGTCAGAGCGACCAGTTTATGCTTTGCAATCTTGGCAGTCAAGATGTGTATGAGCAAACGCTTCAATAAACGACCAGAGAGCCCCGAGGAAATGAAGCTGAAAAATGTCTGGTTTGAAGGAGTGGATAAGATATCAGAGAACACTGCCCTACCGAAGAGTTTTGATCGAACCAAAGAGACTGACGTCATTATCCATGGCTACTTGGTGGATACGTCACTTCCGGCTATACGAAACCTTGCAGACACCCTTAGACAG AGGAAACACAATGTTTTGCTGATTGACTGGGCCTTGGGAGCGGGAGTGAACTACGCTCAATCCGCCTCTAACGTTCAAACTGTCGGGGCTTACGTCTATAGATTCCTGGAAAAGAACAAGATTCCGTTGGACAAGGTTCATATCATCGGTCAAGGCTTGGGAGCACACGCTGCTGCAGAGGCAGGGGAACATTCCAAGGGAAAGATCGGTCGTATTACAG GTCTAGACCCAGCCAGTCCGTTATTTGAAACTTCAAAGTTTGCAATCAACAAAGAAAGCGCCCAATTTGTAGACATCATTCACACGGATGCGCGACCGTTTG GTTATGGAATGAAGAAAAGATGCGGCCATCTTGATATCTACGTCAATGGTGGAAGAAGACAACCAGGATGTACCTATAACCCGAAAAACCCTGTTAAGATCCATACTCTAAAAA AGGCAACATTCCACAAAGCCTGTGGACATTTGAAAGCTGTAGGATATTACGTGGAGTCGATCTCGGACAAGTGTAAACTCCGAGCCTGTGAATGCAcatatatgaaatttcttgcGTCTAAATGTAGTCCTAACAAGTGTGTCTTCTGGGGTTATGATGCTAAGAAAGGATCTGAAGGAATGTACTACGGCGTTACCGCCACCGCCTACCCGTACTGTCGAACAAACGGTTCCGAGTAG